A region of the Flavobacteriaceae bacterium MAR_2010_188 genome:
GCCTTCCTTAACCTTAGAAGTAATAATTTCTTCAGCCAAGGCATCTTCTATATATTTTTGGATGGCACGCTTTAAAGGCCTAGCTCCATATTGCTGGTCAAATCCCTTGTCGGCAATATAATCCTTAGCCTTATCGCTCAACTGTAGTTGGTAACCTAAATCATTTATGCGTTCTACGAGTTTCTCTAGCTCAATATCAATTATCTTATTGATGTCATTTCTATCTAGAGTGTTAAAGACCATAACATCATCTATTCTATTAAGGAATTCAGGGGCAAATGCTTTCTTAAGTGCATTTTCAATGATACTTCTAGAGTTATCACTTGCTTGAGCTTCTTTTGCTGAAGTTCCGAAACCAACACCTTGACCAAAGTCTTTTAATTTACGAGCTCCAATGTTAGATGTCATGATAATGATGGTGTTCCGGAAATCTATCTTACGACCTAAACTATCAGTTAAATATCCATCATCTAGAACCTGAAGCATCATATTAAACACATCTGGATGTGCTTTCTCTATTTCATCTAATAATATAACGGCATATGGTTTACGTCTAATCTTCTCAGTTAACTGTCCGCCTTCTTCATAACCAACGTATCCTGGAGGTGCTCCAATTAATCTAGAAACAGCAAATTTCTCCATGTACTCACTCATGTCTATTCTTACCAAAGCATCTTCACTATCGAATAATTCCTTAGCAAGGATTTTGGCCAGTTGAGTTTTACCTACTCCAGTTTGTCCTAAGAAGATAAATGACCCAATTGGTTTATTTGGTTCTTTAAGTCCTGCTCTGTTTCTCTGAATAGCCTTAACTACTTTATTAACTGCTTCATCTTGTCCAATTACTTTTCCTTTTATAAGTTCTGGTAATTTCGCAAGTTTATTGCTTTCAGTTTGAGCGATACGATTAACAGGTACGCCCGTCATCATAGAAACAACATCAGCAACATTATCTGCCGTCACAATTTCTCGGTGTAACTTGGTCTCTTCTTCCCATTTCTCTTGGGCCAATGCTAAGTCCTTTTCGATACGTTTCTCGTCGTCCCTTAATTTTGCCGCTTCTTCATATTTCTGTTTCTTAACAACCGTATTTTTAGTTTCACGAACCTCTTCCAATTGACGCTCTAATTCCAAAATCTGTTTTGGAACTTCGATATTAGTGATATGAACCCTAGAACCCGCCTCATCCAACGCATCAATTGCCTTGTCTGGTAAGAATCTTTCAGTCATATATCTATTTGTCAATTTAACGCAAGCTAGAATAGCTTCATCGGTATAATCGACATTATGGTGTTCTTCGTAGCGGTCTTTAATATTATTAAGAATCTCAATAGTTTCTTCGACCGTTGTCGGTTCAACAATAACTTTTTGAAACCTTCTTTCTAAAGCACCGTCCTTTTCTATATACTGTCTGTATTCATCTAATGTAGTAGCTCCAATACATTGTATCTCACCTCTGGCTAGTGCAGGCTTAAACATATTTGAAGCATCTAAGCTTCCGGTTGCACCACCAGCACCAACAATGGTGTGAATTTCATCTATAAACAAGATTATATCATCATTCTTTTCTAGCTCGTTCATTACCGC
Encoded here:
- a CDS encoding ATP-dependent Clp protease ATP-binding subunit ClpC — translated: MDDNFSPRVKDVISYSKEEALRLGHDFIGTEHLMLGLLRDGNGKAIDILSALDIDLNHLRRKVEILSPANPNISVVSNEKKNLHLTRQAERALKTTFLEAKLFQSTSINTAHLLLCILRNENDPTTKLLNKLKVDYDNVKEQFKSMITKDDDFLESPKAESFSDDDINEEDEAKQNPFGQSTTKGNKKSKTPVLDNFGRDLTVLAEDGKLDPVVGREKEIQRVSQILSRRKKNNPLLIGEPGVGKSAIAEGLALRIVKRKVSRILFNKRVVTLDLASLVAGTKYRGQFEERMKAVMNELEKNDDIILFIDEIHTIVGAGGATGSLDASNMFKPALARGEIQCIGATTLDEYRQYIEKDGALERRFQKVIVEPTTVEETIEILNNIKDRYEEHHNVDYTDEAILACVKLTNRYMTERFLPDKAIDALDEAGSRVHITNIEVPKQILELERQLEEVRETKNTVVKKQKYEEAAKLRDDEKRIEKDLALAQEKWEEETKLHREIVTADNVADVVSMMTGVPVNRIAQTESNKLAKLPELIKGKVIGQDEAVNKVVKAIQRNRAGLKEPNKPIGSFIFLGQTGVGKTQLAKILAKELFDSEDALVRIDMSEYMEKFAVSRLIGAPPGYVGYEEGGQLTEKIRRKPYAVILLDEIEKAHPDVFNMMLQVLDDGYLTDSLGRKIDFRNTIIIMTSNIGARKLKDFGQGVGFGTSAKEAQASDNSRSIIENALKKAFAPEFLNRIDDVMVFNTLDRNDINKIIDIELEKLVERINDLGYQLQLSDKAKDYIADKGFDQQYGARPLKRAIQKYIEDALAEEIITSKVKEGDTIVMELDEESNELSVKIEHSESETKS